A single genomic interval of Streptomyces sp. NBC_00663 harbors:
- a CDS encoding GntR family transcriptional regulator, whose translation MSSTTKIEPLGAVRERVLAALRQEIIAGGLRPGDRLVERELAERFGVSRVPVREAIRALVAEGFVHFETPRRIVVRRLTPQDVQELFELREALEVYAAGLAASRATPEDLAEVEQLLDRAATATEAGDAETITDVNSLLHDRIVAMAGNTLLIEALEPVAGRLRWMTRRNEEWPQLLVEHRELYEAIASGDPELARAHALAHVRTNYESTVRQLFGEDAELSH comes from the coding sequence ATGAGCTCCACGACGAAGATCGAACCCCTGGGCGCCGTCCGCGAACGCGTCCTGGCCGCGCTACGGCAGGAGATCATCGCGGGGGGCCTGCGCCCCGGCGACCGGCTGGTCGAACGGGAGCTCGCCGAGCGCTTCGGGGTCTCCCGGGTGCCGGTGCGTGAGGCGATCCGCGCCCTGGTCGCCGAGGGCTTCGTCCACTTCGAGACACCGCGCCGGATCGTCGTACGACGCCTGACCCCGCAGGACGTCCAGGAACTCTTCGAACTGCGCGAGGCGCTGGAGGTCTACGCGGCGGGACTGGCCGCGTCCCGCGCGACCCCCGAGGACCTGGCCGAGGTCGAGCAGCTCCTCGACCGGGCGGCCACCGCGACCGAGGCGGGCGACGCGGAGACGATCACGGACGTCAACAGCCTGCTGCACGACCGGATCGTGGCCATGGCCGGCAACACCCTGCTGATCGAGGCCCTCGAACCCGTCGCCGGACGACTGCGCTGGATGACCAGGCGCAACGAGGAATGGCCCCAACTCCTCGTGGAACACCGCGAGTTGTACGAGGCCATCGCTTCCGGCGACCCGGAGCTGGCCCGCGCACACGCCCTCGCGCACGTGCGGACCAACTACGAGTCGACGGTAAGGCAGTTGTTCGGAGAGGACGCCGAACTCAGCCACTGA